One genomic window of Psychrobacillus sp. INOP01 includes the following:
- a CDS encoding enoyl-CoA hydratase/isomerase family protein, which yields MAYTLAKREEIIIFEINRPAIHNAINMEVLEGFKELVHTVRNDRSIKLAVITGAGDKSFCSGGDLSVLHKLKTERESYEMLSDTATILYDVATLTIPTIALVNGTAVGGGCEIATLCDYRLVKKEARCGFIQGQLAITSGWGGGTYLWEKGMRQDHTLQMLTEAVPYSSDKLEAIGWATEVFEGNKYNALEVFIQKMIVPHEAVLKAYKMQLIRKWQQTKLFERIIEEVRTCSVLWEQEAHHQAVDSFLSKKK from the coding sequence ATGGCTTATACGTTAGCGAAAAGAGAAGAAATAATCATATTCGAAATAAACAGACCTGCCATACATAATGCGATAAACATGGAAGTCTTAGAAGGTTTTAAAGAGTTAGTACATACAGTAAGAAATGATCGATCGATCAAACTAGCAGTAATTACGGGAGCGGGAGATAAGTCTTTTTGCTCAGGTGGTGATTTATCTGTTCTACATAAGTTGAAAACAGAGCGAGAATCGTATGAAATGTTAAGTGACACAGCAACTATTTTATATGATGTTGCTACACTAACCATCCCAACTATAGCATTAGTTAACGGCACCGCAGTAGGCGGAGGCTGTGAGATTGCAACTTTATGCGATTATCGATTAGTAAAGAAAGAGGCAAGATGTGGATTCATTCAAGGCCAATTGGCAATTACTTCTGGATGGGGTGGAGGAACCTATTTGTGGGAAAAAGGAATGCGACAAGATCATACGCTCCAAATGCTAACAGAAGCGGTTCCCTATTCATCTGACAAACTTGAAGCTATTGGCTGGGCAACAGAAGTTTTTGAAGGAAATAAATACAATGCACTAGAAGTATTTATACAAAAAATGATTGTGCCACATGAGGCAGTTTTAAAAGCATACAAAATGCAATTAATTCGAAAATGGCAACAGACCAAATTATTCGAACGAATTATAGAAGAGGTTAGAACTTGTTCCGTACTTTGGGAGCAAGAAGCACATCATCAAGCGGTCGATTCATTTTTATCTAAAAAGAAATAA
- a CDS encoding transcriptional regulator: MNVKLRKDSWTEEEDNLLKEIILNKINQGHTQISGFQEASVLLGRSKQACAFRWNKNLRPQIIKKEHKPTSYSTKELADSSSLQNHLQLAMESYDEMRHSYDEISSAYNLLKNDYEQLLNWVKQGITHIERK, translated from the coding sequence ATGAATGTAAAATTGAGAAAAGATAGTTGGACTGAGGAAGAAGATAATCTTCTAAAAGAAATAATTTTGAATAAAATTAATCAAGGTCACACGCAAATTTCTGGTTTTCAGGAAGCGAGTGTATTGTTAGGACGTTCCAAACAGGCATGTGCATTCCGATGGAACAAAAATCTACGCCCTCAAATTATAAAAAAAGAACATAAACCAACCTCTTATTCTACTAAAGAATTAGCAGATTCCTCCTCTCTTCAAAATCATCTGCAATTGGCGATGGAAAGTTATGATGAGATGAGGCACTCTTATGATGAAATTTCAAGCGCATATAATTTGTTGAAAAATGATTATGAACAGCTATTAAACTGGGTCAAACAAGGTATTACACATATTGAACGCAAGTAA
- a CDS encoding acetyl/propionyl/methylcrotonyl-CoA carboxylase subunit alpha has product MKKVLIANRGEIARRIIKTCKRLNIETVAIYSEADKDLPYAKEADYAFLIGPSQVQQSYLKVDDIIALAKREKVDAIHPGYGFLSENAEFARKAEAAGIIFIGPKPETMEKMGDKIGSRLTMINANVPVVPGTEEGLASVEDAIEAASSIGYPIMLKASAGGGGIGMIRCDDEATLLKHFASIKTRAQSYFGSDVVFLEKFIDSSRHIEVQIFGDTHGNIVHLFERNCSVQRRNQKVMEEAPSPNFPQEAREKLWEAAVNAAKAVNYINAGTVEFIVDHNHQFYFLEMNTRLQVEHPITEAITGFDLVEWQLKVAAGEELPVKDQSSIKSNGHAIEFRIYAEDPKTFFPSPGIITSQSFETEEDIRIDAGYAEGDKVTPFYDPMISKVIVHAENRKLAIESAQKVFSSAKIEGVKTNIPLFHQFLEDESFTSGEYSTSVLGEWMNKQREEVSK; this is encoded by the coding sequence ATGAAGAAAGTTTTGATAGCAAATAGGGGAGAAATAGCTAGACGTATTATTAAAACATGTAAGAGATTAAATATTGAAACAGTAGCAATCTATTCCGAAGCAGACAAAGATCTGCCTTATGCGAAAGAGGCTGATTATGCTTTTTTAATAGGGCCTAGTCAAGTTCAACAATCCTACTTAAAAGTAGATGATATTATTGCACTGGCGAAAAGGGAGAAGGTTGATGCAATTCATCCAGGATATGGATTTTTATCGGAGAATGCTGAATTTGCTCGTAAGGCAGAGGCTGCAGGAATTATCTTTATCGGTCCAAAGCCAGAAACAATGGAAAAAATGGGAGACAAAATAGGTTCACGACTTACGATGATTAATGCAAACGTCCCAGTTGTTCCAGGAACGGAAGAAGGACTTGCTTCTGTAGAAGATGCAATAGAAGCTGCTTCTTCGATTGGATATCCGATCATGCTTAAAGCGAGTGCTGGCGGTGGTGGTATTGGAATGATTCGTTGTGACGATGAAGCGACCCTTCTTAAACATTTTGCATCGATTAAGACACGAGCACAATCCTATTTTGGTAGCGATGTAGTTTTTCTTGAAAAATTCATTGATTCTTCTAGACATATTGAAGTACAAATTTTTGGGGACACTCATGGGAATATTGTTCATTTATTCGAGCGAAATTGTTCTGTTCAGCGTAGAAACCAAAAAGTAATGGAAGAGGCACCTTCTCCAAATTTCCCTCAGGAAGCTAGGGAAAAGTTATGGGAAGCAGCTGTAAATGCAGCAAAAGCTGTAAATTATATAAATGCTGGGACAGTTGAATTTATAGTGGATCATAATCATCAGTTTTATTTCTTAGAGATGAATACTAGATTACAAGTGGAGCATCCAATTACGGAAGCTATCACGGGGTTCGATTTAGTGGAGTGGCAGTTAAAAGTTGCCGCTGGGGAAGAATTACCTGTGAAAGACCAATCTTCGATAAAATCTAATGGACATGCTATTGAATTTAGAATATATGCGGAAGATCCAAAAACATTTTTCCCATCACCTGGAATTATCACTTCCCAAAGCTTTGAAACAGAAGAGGATATTCGAATAGATGCAGGTTACGCGGAAGGCGATAAAGTCACTCCGTTCTATGATCCAATGATTTCTAAAGTAATTGTTCATGCGGAAAATAGAAAATTAGCGATAGAGTCTGCACAAAAAGTGTTTTCTTCTGCTAAAATAGAAGGTGTGAAAACAAATATTCCACTATTCCATCAGTTTTTGGAAGATGAAAGTTTTACAAGTGGTGAGTATTCAACATCCGTTTTAGGGGAATGGATGAACAAGCAAAGGGAGGAAGTTTCAAAATGA
- a CDS encoding biotin/lipoyl-containing protein has translation MKNLESTMAGTVFTVNVAVGEEVSAGQVVMVLESMKMEIPMEAETAGKVATINVNEGDFVNEGDILVTFE, from the coding sequence ATGAAAAATTTAGAATCGACTATGGCGGGAACAGTATTTACAGTAAATGTAGCAGTTGGAGAAGAAGTGTCAGCTGGACAGGTAGTCATGGTATTGGAATCGATGAAAATGGAGATTCCAATGGAAGCGGAAACAGCAGGGAAAGTTGCTACAATTAATGTAAATGAAGGCGATTTTGTAAATGAAGGCGATATACTAGTGACGTTTGAATAA
- a CDS encoding acyl-CoA carboxylase subunit beta: MGETKGYNDRLEEKLASVYSGGHAKYHEKMKEQNKLFVRDRLALLFDNGEYIEDSRFANVEAGDLPADGVVTATGKVNGQTVCVMANDSTVKAGSWGSRTVEKIIRIQEIAEKNRVPMLYLVDSAGARITDQLDMFPNRRGAGRIFHNQVRLSGFIPQVCLLFGPSAAGGAYIPAFCDVVFMVEGNASMYLGSPRMAEKVIGEKVTLEEMGGARMHCTVSGVGDVLVSTEEEAISEAKRYLSFFPSNYTEKPKQVEPKSIKEGRTLEEIIPENQNAPFNMYEAIDAIIDEGTFFDVKKLFAPELITGLARIDGRAVGIIANQPKAKGGVLFVDSADKATKFISLCDAFSIPLIFLADVPGFMIGTKVERAGIIRHGAKLIAAMSSATVPKISVIVRKAYGAGLYAMAGPAFEPDVCIALPTAQIAVMGPEAAVNAVYSNKIEAIEDPKERLKFVQEKHAEYKEEIDIYKLASEMIIDEIVAPSNLRSELANRLHFYENKQIVNAPRKHPVLPV; encoded by the coding sequence GTGGGAGAAACAAAAGGGTATAATGATAGATTAGAAGAAAAGCTAGCATCCGTTTATTCGGGTGGACATGCAAAGTATCATGAAAAAATGAAAGAACAAAATAAATTATTTGTACGTGATCGTTTAGCGCTACTTTTCGATAATGGGGAATATATCGAGGATAGCCGCTTTGCGAATGTCGAAGCAGGCGATTTACCGGCAGATGGAGTTGTAACTGCCACTGGTAAAGTAAATGGGCAAACTGTATGTGTTATGGCAAATGACTCCACTGTGAAAGCTGGATCCTGGGGATCACGTACTGTAGAAAAAATTATTCGTATTCAAGAAATAGCGGAAAAAAATAGAGTGCCAATGTTGTACCTAGTAGACTCAGCTGGAGCGCGTATTACCGATCAGCTAGATATGTTTCCTAATCGACGTGGAGCAGGAAGAATATTTCATAACCAAGTAAGACTTTCTGGTTTTATACCACAAGTTTGCTTATTATTTGGTCCTTCTGCTGCTGGGGGAGCCTATATCCCAGCTTTTTGTGATGTTGTCTTTATGGTTGAAGGTAATGCTTCTATGTATTTAGGTTCACCGCGAATGGCCGAAAAGGTTATCGGTGAAAAGGTAACACTGGAAGAAATGGGTGGAGCCCGTATGCATTGTACGGTCAGTGGTGTAGGGGATGTACTTGTTTCTACAGAAGAAGAGGCAATTTCAGAGGCTAAACGCTACTTAAGCTTCTTCCCGTCAAACTACACAGAGAAACCAAAACAAGTGGAACCAAAGTCTATAAAAGAAGGAAGAACGCTTGAAGAAATCATTCCAGAAAACCAAAATGCTCCGTTTAATATGTACGAAGCAATTGATGCGATTATCGATGAAGGGACCTTCTTTGATGTGAAGAAGCTATTCGCTCCTGAGCTAATTACAGGATTAGCACGAATTGATGGTCGAGCAGTAGGAATTATTGCCAATCAACCAAAAGCTAAAGGTGGAGTTCTCTTTGTTGATTCTGCCGATAAAGCGACAAAATTCATCTCACTTTGTGATGCATTTTCTATTCCATTAATATTCCTAGCTGACGTTCCTGGATTTATGATAGGAACGAAAGTAGAACGAGCAGGTATTATTAGACATGGGGCGAAGCTGATTGCAGCGATGAGCTCTGCAACAGTTCCGAAAATATCTGTTATTGTTCGTAAAGCATATGGAGCAGGTTTATATGCAATGGCTGGTCCTGCGTTTGAGCCGGATGTGTGCATAGCTCTACCTACAGCGCAAATTGCTGTAATGGGACCAGAAGCGGCAGTAAATGCTGTGTATTCAAACAAAATCGAAGCAATCGAAGATCCGAAAGAGCGTTTGAAATTTGTTCAAGAAAAGCATGCAGAATATAAAGAGGAAATTGATATTTATAAACTTGCTTCTGAAATGATCATCGATGAGATTGTAGCGCCAAGTAATCTACGTTCGGAGCTTGCAAATCGTCTGCATTTTTATGAAAACAAACAAATAGTAAATGCACCTCGAAAACATCCGGTGCTTCCTGTATAA
- a CDS encoding 2-dehydropantoate 2-reductase — translation MNIGIIGAGAIGLLFGSYLSEADHHITFLVRETSIAKQFYIEKNAQEPQQITSDIVSNIADLKKMDLIVIAVKYHHLTQIEDQLNSLPQHIPLLFIQNGLSHIVFLKNLKQETIMIGSVLHGAAKKNYSTVQHSGIGPTYIGFYKGEWHSINKFVENNNDQFPLILTPNIEQMLVKKAMLNCLINPLTTIARVTNGELIVNHSYKVILRSMYDEMMEAFEEWKERLPWDEVVALCENTGANRSSMLKDFENGRMMELDTIVGAILERAAQRKQTLPILQTFYLLLSEINKEGDSNG, via the coding sequence ATGAATATTGGTATTATTGGTGCAGGAGCAATAGGGTTACTATTTGGTTCTTATTTATCGGAAGCTGATCATCACATTACTTTCTTAGTCCGAGAAACTAGTATAGCCAAGCAATTCTACATAGAAAAAAACGCTCAAGAACCACAACAAATTACTAGTGATATTGTTTCAAACATAGCTGATTTAAAAAAGATGGATCTTATTGTTATTGCCGTGAAATACCATCATCTTACACAAATTGAAGACCAGTTAAATTCTTTACCACAACATATCCCTCTTCTATTTATACAAAATGGATTATCACATATAGTTTTTCTAAAGAATTTAAAACAAGAAACTATTATGATCGGTTCTGTGTTACATGGTGCTGCGAAAAAGAATTACTCTACAGTTCAACACTCCGGGATAGGTCCAACTTATATTGGGTTTTATAAAGGTGAATGGCATTCCATTAATAAGTTTGTGGAAAATAATAACGACCAATTTCCATTAATCTTAACCCCGAATATTGAGCAAATGCTTGTTAAAAAAGCGATGCTAAATTGTTTGATCAATCCATTGACTACTATTGCTCGTGTAACTAATGGTGAACTTATTGTAAATCATTCATACAAAGTTATATTGAGAAGTATGTACGACGAAATGATGGAAGCATTTGAAGAATGGAAAGAAAGACTACCTTGGGATGAAGTCGTCGCATTGTGTGAGAATACTGGAGCAAATCGTTCTTCCATGCTTAAGGATTTTGAGAATGGTCGGATGATGGAGTTAGATACAATAGTTGGAGCTATATTAGAAAGAGCCGCACAAAGAAAGCAAACATTGCCGATCTTACAAACATTTTATTTATTATTAAGTGAAATAAATAAAGAGGGTGATTCTAATGGTTAA
- a CDS encoding DUF3397 family protein produces MVNVLSVFVIYPIVVFLVVFLFCKFILHKRKKSIGIASDVSTFFLYFSITNLFFFIFLKEIGWYLVIFSIILATIMTYLEWRTKKEIEVIPLLRKIWRLLFLLLCSLYALLWLFGVIRYVLSYIS; encoded by the coding sequence ATGGTTAATGTTCTTTCCGTTTTTGTCATATATCCAATAGTTGTTTTTTTAGTTGTATTTCTATTTTGTAAATTTATATTACATAAAAGAAAAAAGTCGATTGGGATAGCATCTGATGTTTCGACTTTCTTTTTATATTTTTCGATTACAAATTTGTTTTTTTTCATTTTCTTAAAAGAGATTGGTTGGTATCTTGTTATTTTTTCTATTATTTTAGCAACAATTATGACGTATCTAGAATGGCGCACTAAAAAAGAGATAGAAGTAATCCCGTTATTAAGGAAAATTTGGAGATTATTATTTCTACTATTATGTAGTCTATATGCGTTATTATGGTTATTCGGAGTTATCCGATATGTTTTATCTTATATAAGCTAA
- the bshC gene encoding bacillithiol biosynthesis cysteine-adding enzyme BshC: protein MRLEQYTQPFASSFYKKYLEDITDLSSFFHYEWNQKALNKRIKEADFSKHKRTELAEVITSYMSKYGISEKSSQHIDELRNNGIVVIGGQQAGILSGPLYSIHKAISVIALAKQQREILGIPVIPVFWIAGEDHDIDEINHVYIERSRTLQKLVYPEKTRTKKIASESAFDLKLMDSYLDEIFKSLPETLYTKNLKSKVIELLENNLTYTSFFTALMNELFQEEGLLLLDAAYEPLRKLESDYFQLQILHAPEIAKVVLEHEKKMEQEGFGTPIQAKESAAHLFYIEEGERFLLERVNDQFIHEAKGFSFTLDEMMEIAREHPEKLSNNVVTRPIMQEMVFPVLSFIAGPGEIAYWGTLKTAFELFDMKMPVLMPRISISIVNAKTQSLLEKLSFTIEDVWDGSLQDAKLNYINNNRNEEIPHLIEEIKEDLIEKYDKLEKLLMTDGLKLSPLVQKNLQNHEKQLKFIKNAIEDTFLGKIDATINRYDHISMSLVPNGGLQERTYTPIQLLNEFGPSLIQELLEVPYEFNGKHHVIYI, encoded by the coding sequence GTGCGATTAGAGCAGTACACACAACCATTCGCTTCCTCATTTTATAAGAAATATTTAGAGGATATAACTGATTTATCTTCTTTCTTTCATTATGAATGGAATCAAAAGGCACTAAACAAAAGGATTAAAGAAGCTGATTTTAGCAAACATAAAAGAACTGAACTTGCTGAAGTCATAACTTCGTATATGAGTAAATATGGTATATCAGAAAAGAGTAGCCAGCATATAGATGAACTTAGAAACAATGGGATTGTAGTTATTGGTGGCCAGCAAGCGGGGATTCTTTCTGGACCTTTGTATTCAATCCATAAAGCAATTTCCGTTATTGCCTTGGCAAAGCAACAAAGAGAAATACTCGGAATACCTGTTATACCTGTTTTTTGGATTGCTGGAGAGGATCATGATATTGATGAGATTAATCATGTATACATAGAAAGAAGCCGAACACTTCAAAAGCTTGTTTATCCAGAAAAAACTAGAACTAAAAAAATTGCTTCCGAATCTGCTTTTGATCTGAAGCTAATGGATAGCTACTTGGATGAAATTTTCAAAAGCTTACCAGAAACCTTATACACGAAAAATCTTAAATCAAAGGTTATCGAGCTTTTAGAAAATAACTTAACGTATACAAGCTTTTTTACGGCCTTGATGAACGAACTTTTTCAAGAGGAAGGGTTGCTGTTATTAGACGCTGCATATGAACCATTAAGAAAACTGGAAAGTGATTATTTCCAGTTACAAATATTACATGCTCCAGAAATAGCTAAGGTTGTATTGGAGCATGAGAAAAAAATGGAACAAGAAGGGTTTGGCACTCCAATCCAAGCAAAAGAATCAGCAGCTCACTTATTTTACATCGAAGAGGGAGAACGTTTCTTGTTGGAAAGAGTGAACGATCAATTCATCCATGAGGCAAAGGGATTCTCGTTTACATTAGATGAAATGATGGAAATTGCAAGAGAACATCCTGAAAAGTTAAGTAATAATGTTGTGACTAGACCAATAATGCAGGAAATGGTCTTCCCGGTGTTAAGTTTCATAGCTGGACCTGGTGAAATTGCTTATTGGGGTACACTAAAAACAGCATTTGAGCTCTTTGATATGAAAATGCCTGTTCTAATGCCACGTATTAGTATTTCGATTGTAAATGCAAAAACGCAATCCTTACTAGAAAAGTTATCCTTTACTATTGAAGATGTGTGGGATGGATCGCTGCAGGATGCTAAGTTGAATTATATTAATAATAATCGTAACGAAGAAATCCCTCATTTGATTGAAGAAATTAAAGAAGACCTTATAGAAAAGTATGACAAGTTGGAGAAGCTTTTAATGACCGACGGTTTGAAGCTATCTCCATTAGTGCAAAAGAATTTACAAAATCATGAAAAACAGCTGAAATTTATCAAAAATGCAATTGAGGATACATTCTTAGGTAAAATAGATGCGACTATTAATCGCTATGATCATATTAGTATGAGTCTTGTACCAAACGGTGGTCTGCAAGAACGAACATATACACCGATTCAATTGTTAAATGAATTTGGTCCATCTCTGATTCAAGAACTATTGGAGGTCCCATATGAATTTAACGGTAAACATCATGTGATATATATATAA
- the mraZ gene encoding division/cell wall cluster transcriptional repressor MraZ: MFMGEYQHNVDAKGRLIIPSKFREHLEDNFVLTRGLDNCLFGYPMNEWRKLEEKLKELPVTKKDARAFTRFFFSGATEVEIDKQGRINIPNNLRSYAKMDKECIVLGVSNRLEIWAKDAWENYFVESEDSFNDIAENMIGFDI, from the coding sequence ATGTTCATGGGCGAATATCAACATAACGTTGATGCGAAGGGACGGTTAATAATTCCTTCTAAATTCCGAGAGCACTTAGAAGACAATTTTGTCCTAACACGTGGTCTTGATAATTGCTTATTTGGTTATCCTATGAATGAATGGCGAAAACTCGAAGAAAAACTAAAAGAACTCCCCGTTACGAAGAAAGACGCTCGTGCATTTACTCGTTTTTTCTTCTCCGGTGCAACTGAAGTAGAAATAGACAAACAAGGTCGTATCAACATCCCAAATAATCTCCGTAGCTATGCAAAAATGGACAAGGAATGTATCGTACTTGGAGTATCAAATCGTCTTGAAATTTGGGCTAAAGATGCTTGGGAAAATTATTTTGTGGAATCTGAGGATTCTTTTAATGATATTGCAGAAAATATGATTGGCTTTGACATATAA
- the rsmH gene encoding 16S rRNA (cytosine(1402)-N(4))-methyltransferase RsmH, with protein MFHHTTVLLKETVDGLAIRPDGVYVDCTLGGAGHSEYLVQQLNEKGRLICFDQDMTAIENAKIKLAPFLDKVTFVHANFRYLKDELYQIGIEKVDGILYDLGVSSPQLDTPERGFSYNYDAPLDMRMDQTSELTAYHVVNEWSYEKLLKIFFRYGEEKFSKQIARKIEKAREIEPIATTFQLVELIKEGIPAAARRTGGHPAKRIFQAIRIAVNDELGAAEDSLEDAIKLIKVGGRVSVITFHSLEDRLTKTIFKEASSIPDLPPNLPMIPVGMEPMLKLVTRKPIVPSEEELAVNNRSRSAKLRIVEKLIEKGSV; from the coding sequence TTGTTTCATCACACAACCGTATTATTAAAAGAAACAGTAGATGGACTAGCTATTCGTCCTGATGGGGTCTATGTAGATTGCACTCTAGGCGGAGCAGGCCACAGTGAATATTTAGTACAACAATTGAATGAAAAAGGTAGACTTATTTGCTTCGATCAAGATATGACGGCTATTGAAAATGCCAAGATAAAACTAGCACCATTTTTAGATAAAGTCACATTTGTACATGCTAACTTTCGTTATTTAAAAGATGAACTTTACCAAATTGGTATCGAAAAAGTTGATGGTATTTTGTATGACTTAGGTGTATCATCTCCACAATTAGATACACCAGAACGTGGATTTAGCTACAATTATGATGCTCCGTTAGATATGCGGATGGACCAAACAAGTGAGTTAACTGCTTACCATGTGGTCAATGAATGGTCATATGAAAAACTACTTAAGATATTTTTCCGTTACGGAGAAGAGAAGTTTTCTAAACAAATAGCACGTAAAATTGAAAAAGCTAGGGAAATAGAGCCAATTGCTACGACTTTCCAACTTGTAGAACTAATAAAAGAAGGTATTCCTGCCGCTGCTAGAAGAACAGGTGGACATCCTGCAAAACGTATTTTCCAGGCAATCCGAATTGCTGTAAATGACGAATTAGGTGCAGCAGAAGACTCCCTAGAAGATGCAATTAAGCTTATAAAAGTAGGAGGAAGAGTAAGCGTTATTACCTTCCATTCTTTAGAAGATAGACTAACTAAAACAATTTTTAAAGAAGCATCCTCTATACCTGATTTACCACCAAATTTACCAATGATTCCTGTAGGCATGGAGCCAATGTTAAAACTGGTTACAAGAAAACCGATTGTCCCGTCGGAGGAAGAATTGGCGGTAAATAATCGTTCACGTTCAGCTAAGTTACGCATTGTGGAAAAATTAATCGAAAAGGGGAGTGTCTAA
- the ftsL gene encoding cell division protein FtsL translates to MAIRKQQSHSYITRTSYPEQPHVKKPAKQRNKLISRGEKILFVGLLAVVTVLSLMIIQTQTAVRATTTDISLLEKEIDSTVKKNTDLSIQVNELSTYDRIWKKAEELGLKLNEQNVKVVPGQ, encoded by the coding sequence ATGGCTATACGTAAACAACAGTCACATTCATACATAACGCGGACTTCTTACCCTGAACAACCACATGTAAAGAAGCCGGCAAAACAACGTAATAAACTGATTTCCCGAGGAGAAAAAATCCTATTTGTTGGATTGTTAGCTGTAGTTACCGTTCTGTCTTTAATGATTATTCAAACTCAAACTGCTGTACGGGCTACAACTACCGATATTTCTCTGCTAGAAAAGGAAATTGACTCTACAGTGAAAAAGAATACTGACTTGTCTATACAAGTAAATGAATTATCTACCTATGATCGCATTTGGAAAAAGGCGGAAGAGCTCGGTTTGAAACTGAATGAGCAAAATGTAAAGGTAGTGCCAGGACAATGA